One part of the Sorangiineae bacterium MSr11954 genome encodes these proteins:
- a CDS encoding AraC family transcriptional regulator, with protein MGVCHDSPAIWVDDALARTEYLSAHYRDFRFPPHMHETFAIGVIECGGQRFRPERRSALVMPAGTLCVINPGVVHEGRAATEGGWGYRMFYPSEALVARALAGEDARPRHLRFPAHVIDDRALFAEFSELHAASRHGAIALEREVRLIAFLHRLFARHADSDRTEPEVAGARVASVIRDCILDESANDIRVAHLAAEAGVSEAHAIRSFSKVMGMPPHAFLIAVRVERAKSMIRAGLRLAEVASSTGFFDQSQMTHHFRRLTGITPGRYARETHGAREPHGANVARGR; from the coding sequence ATGGGTGTATGCCACGACTCCCCCGCCATTTGGGTCGATGATGCGCTCGCGCGAACCGAGTACCTCAGCGCCCACTACCGCGATTTCCGGTTTCCGCCGCATATGCACGAGACGTTCGCCATCGGCGTGATTGAATGCGGCGGGCAACGCTTTCGCCCCGAGCGGCGAAGCGCGCTGGTGATGCCCGCGGGCACGCTCTGCGTCATCAACCCTGGCGTGGTTCACGAGGGTCGGGCGGCCACGGAGGGCGGTTGGGGCTACCGCATGTTTTATCCGAGCGAAGCGCTGGTCGCGCGCGCGCTGGCCGGCGAAGACGCGCGCCCGCGCCACCTTCGCTTCCCGGCGCACGTCATCGACGATCGCGCGCTGTTCGCCGAGTTCTCGGAGCTGCATGCGGCGTCGCGCCACGGCGCGATCGCCCTCGAGCGCGAGGTGCGGCTCATCGCGTTTCTCCATCGGCTCTTCGCACGCCATGCCGATTCGGATCGCACCGAGCCGGAGGTGGCGGGAGCGCGCGTAGCGTCGGTGATCCGCGATTGCATCCTCGACGAGAGCGCCAACGATATTCGCGTCGCCCACCTGGCCGCCGAGGCGGGTGTGTCCGAGGCCCACGCCATCCGCAGCTTCTCCAAGGTCATGGGTATGCCGCCCCATGCTTTTCTCATCGCCGTGCGGGTCGAGCGAGCAAAATCCATGATCCGGGCCGGGCTCCGGCTCGCCGAGGTGGCTTCGTCCACCGGATTTTTCGATCAGAGCCAGATGACGCACCACTTCCGACGTCTGACGGGGATCACCCCCGGCCGCTACGCGCGCGAGACACATGGTGCGCGCGAGCCGCACGGCGCGAACGTCGCGCGCGGCAGGTGA